A genomic region of Arachis stenosperma cultivar V10309 chromosome 9, arast.V10309.gnm1.PFL2, whole genome shotgun sequence contains the following coding sequences:
- the LOC130951625 gene encoding transcription factor UPBEAT1 yields MGVSSHPFSSLVSLSLNDLEVLNDPSYLWSKVSVKGRRPRTRRVLMKRIGGSRRSRGRGAKSNNGIQSRVRTLKNLIPNSDNNMGLDGLFRETANYILSLQNRVRVMQVMVKVLTGSGGDDE; encoded by the coding sequence ATGGGAGTTTCTTCACAtcctttttcttctcttgtTTCCCTCTCTTTGAATGATCTTGAAGTACTCAATGATCCATCATATTTGTGGAGCAAGGTGAGTGTCAAGGGTAGGAGGCCAAGAACAAGAAGGGTATTGATGAAGAGGATTGGTGGttctagaagatcaagaggaagagGAGCCAAATCCAATAATGGGATTCAGAGCAGGGTGAGAACATTGAAGAATCTTATACCAAACAGTGACAATAACATGGGTTTGGATGGACTCTTTAGAGAGACAGCAAATTATATATTGTCTTTGCAAAATAGAGTGAGAGTCATGCAGGTCATGGTTAAGGTTTTAACAGGTTCTGGTGGTGATGATGAGTGA
- the LOC130950871 gene encoding subtilisin-like protease SBT3.17: protein MGTATGVGNLLVLAILIATAVADSAAVHIVYTEQPHGEEPEAFHIRTLSAVLGSEEAAKDALLYSYKSAASGFSAKLTPSQVAQLSKQPGVLQIVPSRRLQLHGGPNMDE from the exons ATGGGGACGGCAACTGGCGTCGGCAACCTCTTGGTTTTAGCGATATTGATTGCCACCGCAGTGGCGGATTCTGCGGCGGTTCACATAGTGTACACGGAGCAGCCCCACGGTGAGGAACCTGAGGCCTTCCACATCCGAACCCTCTCCGCCGTCCTCGGCAG TGAGGAGGCTGCAAAGGACGCTTTGTTGTATAGTTACAAGTCAGCTGCTAGTGGCTTTTCTGCTAAGCTTACTCCTTCTCAAGTTGCTCAACTTTCAA AGCAACCGGGTGTTCTTCAAATTGTTCCTAGCAGGAGACTTCAGCTCCATGGTGGACCCAACATggatgaataa